The Terriglobales bacterium genome contains a region encoding:
- the hpnJ gene encoding hopanoid biosynthesis associated radical SAM protein HpnJ, with the protein MSVLKTLFLNPPSFENFDGGASSRWPATREIESYWYPVWLAYPAGMLEGSRLLDAPPHHVSGQETIEIGKQYEFLVLFTSTPGWKGDQALATAMKAANPKLKVCFVGPPVTTEPNRALTECPAIDFVVRREFDFATVEFAQGKPLHEILGISYRDPQTGQIVHTPDRPPVEDLDALPHVTDVYKRDLDVTKYNVPFLLYPFVSLYSTRGCPAQCTFCLWPQTLSGHPWRQRSVDDVAAEMAKAKELFPHVREFFFDDDTFNIQKARTIKLCEKLKPLGLTWSCTSRVTTDYETLKAMKEAGCRLLIVGYESGDPQILKNIKKGATVERALAFSKDCKKLGLVVHGDFILGLPGETKQTIRKTIEFAKEIDAETIQVSIAHAYPGTELYDWADKNNFILKGANMVDEGGHQLVMLQYPGLPREYVMEMVNKFYDEYYFRPKAIFRIVRKAAFDSVERKRLYKEAKAFLKLRAARMKLSKSQQEERAQKAAAAEA; encoded by the coding sequence ATGTCTGTGCTCAAAACCCTCTTCCTGAATCCGCCTTCTTTCGAGAACTTCGACGGCGGGGCGAGCAGCCGTTGGCCTGCTACCCGCGAGATCGAGTCCTATTGGTACCCGGTATGGCTGGCCTATCCGGCCGGAATGCTGGAGGGCTCGCGCCTGCTGGACGCGCCGCCGCACCACGTCTCCGGGCAGGAGACCATCGAGATCGGCAAGCAGTACGAATTCCTCGTGCTGTTCACCTCCACCCCCGGCTGGAAGGGGGACCAGGCGCTGGCGACGGCGATGAAAGCGGCCAATCCGAAGCTGAAGGTCTGCTTCGTCGGGCCGCCGGTCACCACCGAACCGAACCGCGCGCTGACCGAGTGCCCGGCCATCGACTTCGTCGTGCGGCGCGAATTCGACTTCGCGACCGTGGAGTTCGCGCAGGGCAAGCCGCTGCACGAGATCCTCGGCATCAGCTACCGCGACCCGCAGACGGGCCAGATCGTGCACACGCCCGACCGCCCGCCGGTCGAGGACCTGGACGCGCTGCCGCACGTCACCGACGTCTACAAGCGCGACCTCGACGTCACCAAGTACAACGTGCCGTTCCTGCTCTACCCGTTCGTCTCGCTCTACTCCACGCGCGGCTGCCCGGCGCAGTGCACCTTCTGCCTGTGGCCGCAGACGCTGAGCGGGCATCCCTGGCGCCAGCGCTCGGTCGACGACGTGGCCGCGGAGATGGCCAAGGCGAAGGAGCTGTTCCCGCACGTCCGCGAGTTCTTCTTCGACGACGACACCTTCAACATCCAAAAGGCGCGCACCATCAAGCTGTGCGAGAAGCTGAAGCCGCTCGGGCTGACGTGGTCATGCACCTCGCGCGTCACCACCGACTACGAGACGCTGAAGGCGATGAAGGAAGCCGGCTGCCGCCTGCTCATCGTGGGCTACGAGTCGGGCGACCCGCAGATCCTGAAGAACATCAAGAAGGGCGCCACGGTCGAGCGCGCACTCGCGTTCTCCAAGGACTGCAAGAAGCTCGGGCTAGTGGTGCACGGGGACTTCATCCTCGGCCTGCCGGGGGAGACCAAGCAGACCATCCGCAAGACCATCGAGTTCGCCAAGGAGATCGACGCGGAGACGATCCAGGTGTCGATCGCGCACGCGTATCCGGGCACCGAGCTCTACGACTGGGCTGACAAGAACAACTTCATCCTCAAGGGCGCGAACATGGTGGACGAAGGCGGCCACCAGCTCGTCATGCTCCAGTACCCGGGCCTGCCGCGCGAGTACGTGATGGAGATGGTCAACAAGTTCTACGACGAGTACTACTTCCGCCCGAAAGCCATCTTCCGCATCGTGCGGAAAGCGGCGTTCGACTCGGTGGAGCGCAAGCGCCTCTACAAGGAAGCCAAGGCGTTCCTGAAGCTGCGCGCCGCGCGCATGAAGCTGAGCAAGAGCCAGCAGGAAGAGCGCGCGCAAAAAGCCGCGGCGGCGGAAGCGTAG